In Alkalihalobacillus sp. FSL W8-0930, a single window of DNA contains:
- a CDS encoding YesL family protein, translating into MEMPGIWGSFYRISTAIYKLAYVNALWLGFTIVGLVVFGFMPATIAMFAVCKKWMQGDWDEPVFATFWANYKKEFLRSNGLGVALILVGFLIYWNLTLFTGMEWTYVVIRYTMIAVGVAFAIMLIFLFPTYVSFDVVGLDRIKTALALAFGHPTYLILVLVGLYALQMLFMTVPGLILFFGAAVPATFLMWVFKLVHHSLERKAQTQEVQQT; encoded by the coding sequence ATGGAAATGCCAGGTATTTGGGGAAGCTTCTATCGGATCAGCACAGCAATTTATAAACTTGCTTATGTAAACGCTTTATGGCTAGGGTTTACGATTGTAGGTTTGGTTGTATTCGGTTTCATGCCAGCGACGATCGCTATGTTTGCTGTGTGTAAGAAATGGATGCAAGGGGACTGGGATGAGCCGGTGTTTGCTACATTTTGGGCTAACTATAAAAAAGAGTTCCTCCGTTCAAATGGACTAGGTGTCGCTCTAATTTTAGTAGGCTTTTTGATTTATTGGAATCTTACTTTATTCACCGGAATGGAATGGACCTACGTCGTTATTCGATACACGATGATAGCTGTTGGCGTTGCGTTTGCAATTATGCTTATTTTTCTTTTCCCGACATACGTGAGTTTTGACGTTGTGGGATTAGACCGAATTAAGACGGCTTTGGCCTTAGCCTTTGGACATCCAACGTATCTCATCTTAGTTTTAGTTGGCTTGTATGCGTTGCAAATGCTGTTCATGACTGTGCCAGGTCTCATCTTATTCTTTGGTGCAGCGGTACCCGCTACATTCTTAATGTGGGTCTTCAAATTAGTTCATCATTCTCTTGAAAGAAAAGCCCAGACACAGGAGGTACAACAAACATGA
- a CDS encoding extracellular solute-binding protein codes for MKRSKKVVLYAGVCVGLVGLAACNQNESASSEGGGASDGPITMMATLHTPEVPDKKIQNMIEEETGATLDIQWVPGDNYDERLNAAFATGTLPQVVSIQNPDLFIGAIQDDQFWEVGPYLDEYENLSKLKPEILENSKIDGKIYSIYQGRPLSRSGIIYRKDWADNLGLEAPTNIDEVYEMARAFTEDDPDGNGRDDTFGITDRNDMQYGAFKAVASWHGTPNDWGIKDGVITPEFMFDEYMDTLNYIKDIHENGYMNQDFPVTSKTDQQDMFKTGKAGIYIGSMGDVETIYRDAVALNPDVELDVHNYVEGPDGEYGIWSIPGYGSLMMFPKSAVETEDELKKILDFFDKLMDTDTMNTLVWGVEDEHYTVEDGLAKTIAENQQAADREVKPYLSIEIGEAETSGRYEGYSDYPPKTKATELEKDNEQYLIQDASIGLHSDEYIQNGERLQGIIQDATYQYILGQLDEDGFNKAIDNWKNQGGQTIMDEYTESYNELN; via the coding sequence TTGAAAAGATCTAAGAAAGTTGTTCTATATGCAGGTGTATGTGTAGGGCTTGTAGGACTAGCTGCCTGTAATCAAAATGAAAGCGCTTCATCTGAAGGCGGGGGAGCAAGTGACGGTCCCATCACAATGATGGCTACCTTGCATACTCCTGAAGTTCCGGATAAAAAAATCCAAAATATGATTGAAGAAGAAACAGGTGCAACACTTGATATTCAGTGGGTACCGGGTGATAACTATGATGAGCGGTTAAATGCTGCATTCGCAACAGGTACACTTCCACAGGTTGTTTCAATTCAAAATCCGGATCTATTTATCGGCGCCATTCAAGATGATCAATTCTGGGAAGTAGGACCTTATCTAGATGAGTACGAAAATTTGAGTAAGTTGAAGCCGGAAATTTTAGAAAACTCTAAAATTGATGGAAAGATTTATTCTATCTATCAAGGAAGACCGTTATCTAGATCAGGTATTATCTACCGTAAGGATTGGGCAGATAACTTAGGACTTGAAGCCCCAACAAATATTGATGAAGTATATGAAATGGCTCGTGCCTTTACAGAGGACGATCCTGATGGAAACGGTAGAGATGATACTTTCGGGATTACAGACCGTAATGACATGCAGTACGGTGCTTTTAAGGCAGTTGCATCATGGCATGGTACTCCAAACGACTGGGGAATTAAAGATGGCGTAATTACTCCAGAATTTATGTTTGATGAGTATATGGATACGTTAAATTATATTAAAGATATTCATGAAAACGGATACATGAATCAAGACTTCCCGGTAACAAGTAAAACAGACCAGCAAGATATGTTTAAAACAGGAAAAGCCGGCATTTACATTGGTTCAATGGGAGATGTTGAAACCATTTACCGTGATGCGGTCGCATTAAATCCTGATGTTGAATTAGATGTACACAACTATGTTGAAGGTCCAGATGGAGAATACGGCATTTGGTCGATCCCTGGTTATGGAAGCTTAATGATGTTTCCTAAATCAGCTGTTGAAACGGAGGATGAGCTTAAGAAAATCCTTGATTTCTTTGATAAGTTGATGGATACAGACACGATGAACACACTTGTTTGGGGAGTAGAAGATGAGCATTACACAGTAGAAGATGGACTAGCTAAGACAATTGCTGAGAACCAGCAAGCAGCTGACCGTGAAGTCAAACCATATCTATCTATTGAAATTGGTGAGGCTGAAACGAGTGGCCGTTATGAAGGATATTCTGATTATCCACCTAAAACAAAAGCAACGGAGCTTGAAAAAGATAATGAGCAGTATTTAATTCAAGACGCTTCGATTGGTTTACATTCAGATGAATACATTCAAAATGGTGAAAGACTTCAAGGAATTATTCAAGATGCAACATACCAGTACATTCTTGGACAACTTGACGAAGATGGATTTAATAAAGCGATCGACAACTGGAAAAATCAAGGCGGACAAACAATCATGGACGAGTACACAGAGTCTTATAACGAGTTGAACTAA
- a CDS encoding Gfo/Idh/MocA family oxidoreductase, producing MRKIAVCGLSNRALKMFMEPVMYQFSQTNQIVGLLDIDPRREEICMNKFPELLGTPFYTQFEHFDEMIKTTGANTIIVTGRDDSHVDYIVKGLEHDLDVITEKPMVTTVKDAKRVMEAEGKSKGKVTVAFNYRYSPYHRKIRELIADGKLGRITSVDLNWYIDTYHGSSYFKRWNRMREYSGGLSIHKSTHHFDLVNWWIDQKPEQVFAHGALHYYGKDGDLNPSPTDNRFCGTCKEQHVCPYYTRWFGRGTGKTEDDHLNSDQKMEEYTNYRPDACIYDHEIEIEDTYTASVRYDKGALLSYSINFSLPYEGYRLAINGTKGRLETTEFHSPDRTPFPIPEQTIDFFPLFGSKEVIHVVKNDGGHGGGDPLIQEDIFLGPDPTRPYEILAGSEAGAYSIAVGEAVWKSTKSGLPIDIEQLLQHNYEEIKG from the coding sequence ATGAGGAAAATAGCAGTATGTGGTCTTAGTAATCGTGCATTAAAAATGTTTATGGAACCTGTGATGTATCAGTTTTCGCAAACGAATCAAATTGTAGGCTTACTGGATATTGATCCTAGACGAGAAGAGATCTGTATGAATAAGTTTCCAGAGCTTCTCGGAACCCCGTTCTATACTCAATTTGAGCACTTTGATGAGATGATTAAAACAACAGGGGCCAATACGATTATCGTCACAGGTCGAGACGACTCACACGTTGACTATATCGTAAAAGGCCTTGAACATGATCTAGATGTAATAACTGAAAAACCAATGGTGACAACGGTTAAAGATGCAAAACGAGTAATGGAAGCAGAAGGTAAAAGTAAAGGGAAAGTAACAGTTGCCTTTAACTATCGCTACAGTCCATACCATCGTAAAATTAGAGAGTTAATTGCTGATGGAAAACTGGGCCGCATTACTTCCGTTGATTTAAACTGGTACATTGATACGTATCATGGATCAAGTTACTTTAAACGTTGGAATCGTATGAGAGAATATTCTGGTGGCCTATCTATTCACAAATCAACTCACCATTTTGATTTAGTAAACTGGTGGATTGACCAGAAGCCAGAGCAGGTCTTTGCTCACGGTGCCCTCCACTACTATGGAAAAGACGGGGACCTAAACCCTAGCCCAACTGACAATCGTTTCTGTGGTACCTGTAAGGAGCAACACGTGTGCCCTTACTATACTCGCTGGTTTGGACGAGGAACTGGGAAGACAGAGGACGATCATTTGAATAGTGATCAAAAGATGGAAGAGTATACGAATTACCGTCCTGACGCTTGTATCTATGATCATGAAATAGAGATTGAGGATACGTACACAGCTAGTGTTCGTTATGACAAAGGTGCGTTACTGAGTTACTCTATCAACTTCTCTCTTCCATATGAAGGGTACCGTCTAGCGATTAATGGAACAAAAGGTAGACTGGAGACAACAGAATTCCACTCTCCTGACCGCACACCATTCCCAATACCTGAACAGACAATAGATTTCTTCCCGTTATTCGGATCAAAAGAAGTCATTCACGTTGTGAAGAACGATGGTGGACACGGTGGTGGTGATCCACTCATCCAAGAAGATATCTTCCTTGGGCCAGACCCAACAAGACCATATGAAATTTTAGCAGGATCCGAGGCAGGAGCTTATTCTATTGCCGTTGGAGAGGCTGTTTGGAAATCGACGAAGAGCGGGTTACCGATCGATATTGAGCAACTTTTACAGCATAACTATGAAGAGATTAAGGGCTAA
- a CDS encoding carbohydrate ABC transporter permease, whose product MVGEKSISNRLFSGANAFILGVIALLCVLPFVHVIGSSFATSAEIASRSFLIFPTTFSLDAYRYIFSTDTIMTAMLVSIGVTLGGTAWSMFLSVLTAYGLSRRDLVGRRFIMFFIIFTMLFNGGMIPTFLVVQQTGLMNSLLALVIPVSINAFNMIILRSFFMNLPAGLEESAKIDGCNDFGVLFRIVLPCSMPAIATISLFYAVTYWNTYMHAILYLNDASKWPVQVLLRQVVVLASGLSYDGSEYTDVPPPEIAVKMAVIVVATIPVLMVYPFLQKYFAKGALIGSMKG is encoded by the coding sequence ATGGTAGGCGAAAAAAGTATTTCAAACCGATTGTTTTCAGGCGCAAATGCCTTCATTCTCGGCGTAATAGCACTTTTGTGTGTACTTCCTTTTGTACACGTTATTGGTAGCTCCTTCGCGACGAGTGCTGAAATTGCTTCAAGAAGCTTCTTAATCTTTCCAACAACATTTAGCTTAGATGCATATCGATACATTTTCTCAACAGATACCATCATGACTGCTATGCTAGTCTCAATTGGTGTCACACTTGGTGGAACGGCTTGGAGTATGTTCCTTTCCGTTCTAACAGCTTATGGATTATCAAGAAGAGACTTAGTTGGTAGACGTTTCATTATGTTTTTTATCATCTTCACTATGCTTTTTAACGGGGGAATGATTCCTACGTTCCTTGTTGTTCAACAGACTGGATTAATGAACAGCTTGCTTGCACTCGTTATACCGGTATCAATAAATGCCTTTAACATGATTATCCTAAGAAGTTTCTTTATGAACCTTCCAGCTGGTTTAGAAGAGTCAGCCAAAATCGATGGATGTAATGATTTTGGTGTGTTATTCCGAATCGTACTTCCATGTTCGATGCCAGCGATTGCAACGATTTCATTGTTCTATGCGGTAACGTACTGGAACACTTACATGCACGCCATTCTTTATCTAAATGATGCTTCAAAATGGCCGGTTCAGGTACTACTTAGACAAGTGGTCGTTCTAGCATCTGGATTAAGTTACGATGGATCCGAATATACAGATGTGCCACCACCAGAGATTGCAGTGAAGATGGCTGTTATCGTTGTGGCAACAATTCCTGTACTAATGGTGTATCCATTCCTACAAAAGTATTTTGCAAAGGGTGCACTAATTGGTTCAATGAAAGGTTAA
- a CDS encoding extracellular solute-binding protein → MKNIKKVALFLGICIGLLGLSACNENESASNNEEGKASNDPISIMAVLHTPEVPDNKLRELLEEKTDSKLDIQWVPSDNYTERLNTAFATGTLPQVVTVSNPDLFREAIMDGQFWEIGPYLDEFEHLSKLNPDILDNSKVDDKLYSLYLGRPLSRSGIIYRKDWADKLGLEAPTNVDEVFEMARAFTEDDPDGNGQDDTIGLVDRGEMYYGAFKTISSWHGTPNGWGEKDGVITPEFMFDEYMDTLNYIKGIHENGYMNQDFPVTSKTDQVNMFKTGKAGLYIGSMGDVEGIYRDATALNPDAEFDVHNYVEGPDGEYKIWSIPGYGSLLMFPKDSVKTEEDLKKILGFYDKLMETETMNLLVWGIEGEHYTVEDGLAKTMTENQQAVDREVRPFLSLEIGEAESSGRYEGYSEYEPKMKATELEKDNENYLIPDLSIGLHSEEYIHNNERLQEIINDATYKYVLGQIDEEGFNKAVENWKNQGGQKIMDEFTEHYKQRQ, encoded by the coding sequence TTGAAAAACATAAAAAAGGTAGCTCTATTTTTGGGTATTTGTATCGGATTATTAGGATTATCAGCATGCAACGAAAATGAAAGCGCTTCGAATAATGAAGAGGGAAAGGCAAGTAATGATCCCATCTCAATTATGGCAGTATTGCATACACCAGAAGTACCTGATAATAAACTTCGGGAGTTACTGGAGGAAAAAACAGATTCTAAACTCGATATTCAATGGGTTCCAAGTGACAATTATACCGAACGACTTAATACGGCTTTTGCAACGGGCACTCTTCCGCAAGTTGTAACGGTCTCAAATCCTGATTTATTCAGAGAAGCCATCATGGATGGACAGTTCTGGGAGATCGGCCCCTACCTAGATGAATTTGAGCATCTGAGTAAGCTTAACCCAGACATTTTAGATAATTCAAAAGTTGACGACAAGCTTTACTCTCTATATCTTGGAAGGCCACTATCAAGATCAGGCATTATTTACAGAAAAGACTGGGCGGATAAGCTGGGACTTGAAGCGCCAACAAACGTTGACGAGGTATTCGAGATGGCCCGTGCATTCACAGAGGATGATCCGGATGGAAATGGGCAAGACGATACAATTGGCTTAGTTGACCGCGGTGAAATGTATTATGGAGCTTTTAAAACAATTTCTTCCTGGCATGGTACACCTAATGGCTGGGGTGAAAAAGACGGAGTCATCACGCCAGAATTTATGTTCGATGAATACATGGATACACTCAACTACATTAAAGGGATTCATGAGAATGGATATATGAATCAGGATTTCCCTGTTACAAGTAAAACAGATCAGGTCAATATGTTTAAAACAGGAAAAGCTGGACTATATATTGGTTCAATGGGTGACGTAGAAGGAATTTACCGAGATGCAACGGCTTTAAACCCTGACGCTGAGTTTGACGTTCATAACTATGTTGAAGGTCCTGATGGTGAGTATAAAATTTGGTCCATTCCTGGATACGGAAGTTTACTCATGTTTCCTAAAGACTCCGTAAAAACGGAAGAGGATCTTAAGAAAATTCTAGGATTCTATGACAAGTTAATGGAGACCGAAACAATGAATTTGTTAGTGTGGGGAATCGAAGGTGAGCATTACACAGTAGAAGATGGGTTGGCAAAAACAATGACTGAAAATCAACAAGCAGTTGATCGTGAAGTAAGACCATTTCTATCACTTGAAATTGGAGAAGCAGAGTCCTCTGGTCGCTATGAAGGTTATTCTGAATATGAGCCTAAGATGAAAGCAACAGAGCTTGAAAAGGATAATGAAAATTATTTGATCCCAGACTTATCGATTGGTCTACATTCTGAAGAATACATTCATAACAATGAAAGACTCCAAGAAATCATCAACGATGCAACGTACAAATATGTACTTGGACAAATTGATGAAGAAGGATTTAATAAGGCAGTAGAAAATTGGAAGAACCAAGGTGGACAAAAAATTATGGATGAGTTCACGGAACATTATAAGCAGAGACAATAA
- a CDS encoding extracellular solute-binding protein: protein MNQAKKVVLIAGVSIGLLGVTACNQNESASNPTGEAKQSDDPISIMTILHTAEVPDQRIEEMIEEKTDTKLDIQWIPNDSYTERLNAAFATGTLPQVVQIQHTDPFREAIRDDQFWEVGPYLDEYENLSKLNPDILENSKLDGKIYSIYQGRPFSRMGIMYRKDWADNLGLDAPTNTDEVFEMVRAFTEDDPDGNGKDDTIGLTDMSDLYYGAFKVMSSWFGTPNGWGEKDGEILPEFMFDEYLDTLNYMKSIHENGYMNQDFPVTSKTDQQNMFKSGKAGFYIGSMGDIEGIHRDAVALNPDVEFDVHNYVEGPDGEFKTWSLPGYGSLLMFPKSSVKTEEELKKILNFYDQLMEPDTTNLLLWGVEGEHYTLEDGMARSITENREAIDREVRPYVSIEVGDAESNGRYTGFSEYPPKVKATELEKDNEKYLVQDLSIGLNSEEYIKSHDRIQDIIDDATYKYILGQIDEDGFNKAIENWKSQGGQKIIDEFSEDYQQR from the coding sequence TTGAATCAAGCAAAAAAAGTAGTACTGATTGCAGGTGTAAGTATAGGATTATTAGGTGTAACAGCTTGCAACCAAAATGAAAGCGCTTCAAATCCGACAGGTGAAGCTAAGCAAAGTGATGATCCGATCTCTATCATGACAATCCTGCATACTGCTGAAGTGCCTGACCAGAGAATTGAAGAAATGATTGAAGAAAAAACAGATACAAAGCTTGATATTCAATGGATTCCTAATGATAGCTATACGGAGCGTCTAAATGCAGCCTTTGCAACAGGTACTCTCCCTCAAGTAGTACAGATTCAACACACGGACCCATTTAGAGAAGCGATCAGAGATGATCAGTTTTGGGAGGTTGGACCTTATTTAGACGAGTACGAAAATCTAAGTAAGCTTAACCCTGATATTCTGGAAAATTCAAAACTAGACGGAAAAATCTATTCGATCTATCAAGGCAGACCATTTTCTAGAATGGGAATTATGTATAGAAAAGATTGGGCAGATAATTTGGGGCTAGATGCACCAACCAATACGGATGAAGTATTCGAAATGGTTCGTGCCTTTACTGAAGATGACCCGGATGGAAATGGGAAAGATGATACGATTGGCTTAACTGATATGAGTGATTTGTACTATGGAGCATTTAAAGTCATGTCTTCATGGTTTGGGACACCAAACGGTTGGGGAGAAAAGGATGGCGAGATCTTACCTGAATTTATGTTTGATGAGTATCTAGATACATTAAATTACATGAAGAGTATTCACGAAAATGGCTATATGAATCAAGACTTCCCTGTAACTAGTAAAACAGACCAGCAAAATATGTTTAAGTCAGGGAAAGCAGGGTTTTATATTGGGTCAATGGGTGATATTGAAGGAATTCATAGAGATGCAGTCGCTTTGAATCCGGATGTTGAATTCGACGTCCATAACTATGTAGAAGGTCCAGATGGCGAATTTAAAACGTGGTCCCTACCTGGATACGGAAGCTTACTTATGTTTCCTAAGTCTTCAGTGAAAACAGAAGAAGAGCTCAAGAAAATTCTTAATTTCTATGACCAGTTAATGGAGCCAGATACAACGAATCTCCTTTTATGGGGTGTGGAAGGCGAGCATTATACATTAGAGGACGGAATGGCTCGATCGATCACTGAAAATCGTGAGGCAATTGATCGAGAAGTTAGACCATATGTATCAATTGAAGTGGGAGATGCAGAGTCGAATGGCAGATATACCGGGTTCTCTGAGTATCCACCTAAAGTAAAAGCTACAGAGCTTGAAAAGGATAACGAAAAGTACTTAGTTCAAGATCTATCTATTGGGCTCAATTCTGAAGAATACATCAAAAGTCACGATCGCATTCAAGACATCATTGATGACGCTACGTATAAATATATTCTAGGTCAAATTGATGAAGACGGCTTTAATAAAGCAATTGAAAATTGGAAGAGCCAAGGCGGCCAAAAAATTATTGATGAATTTTCAGAGGATTATCAGCAAAGGTAA
- a CDS encoding sugar ABC transporter permease: MANQVSLEPNQKINLKAARRKERVNKLKKNKLIYLMIAPGILYFLIYKYFPMYGLIIAFQDYKPYLGITGSPWVGFAHFERLFQDPDFWMIFKNTIVLFILQLVIAFPIPIILALMLNEIRHQFYKKSIQTLIYIPHFMSWVVIVSISYVMLTLDGGIINSLLRAMGFGPINFLLSEEWFRPMYILQIIWRESGWGTIIFLAAIAGVDPQLYEAAKIDGASRLRQIWHITLPSIRSVIIILLILKIGDVLELGFEHVYLLLNSSNRAVAEIFDTYVFTAGLQQGQFSYSTAVGFFKGIVGLILVIGANKLAKKYGEEGVY; encoded by the coding sequence ATGGCTAATCAAGTTTCTTTAGAACCTAATCAGAAAATAAACCTCAAAGCAGCAAGGCGTAAGGAACGGGTTAATAAATTAAAGAAAAATAAGCTTATATACTTAATGATTGCTCCAGGTATTTTGTACTTTCTGATTTATAAGTACTTCCCAATGTACGGATTGATTATTGCCTTTCAAGATTACAAGCCTTATCTCGGAATTACTGGAAGTCCATGGGTGGGTTTCGCTCACTTTGAACGGTTATTCCAAGACCCTGATTTCTGGATGATCTTTAAGAATACAATTGTTTTGTTTATTCTTCAGTTAGTCATAGCGTTTCCAATACCGATTATTTTAGCTCTTATGTTAAATGAAATAAGACATCAGTTTTACAAAAAGAGTATCCAGACGCTTATCTACATTCCACACTTTATGTCTTGGGTAGTAATCGTTTCAATCAGTTATGTGATGCTCACGTTAGACGGTGGGATCATTAACAGTTTGTTACGAGCAATGGGCTTTGGGCCAATTAACTTCCTTTTAAGTGAAGAGTGGTTCAGACCAATGTATATCCTACAGATTATCTGGCGTGAGTCAGGTTGGGGAACGATTATCTTCTTAGCTGCCATTGCTGGGGTTGATCCACAGCTTTATGAAGCGGCAAAGATCGATGGAGCAAGTCGTTTAAGACAGATTTGGCATATTACTCTTCCGTCTATCAGAAGTGTAATCATCATTTTATTAATTCTTAAAATTGGTGATGTACTCGAGTTAGGTTTTGAGCATGTGTATCTACTCTTAAACTCTTCTAACCGAGCCGTAGCCGAGATCTTTGATACGTACGTCTTTACCGCAGGTCTCCAGCAAGGACAATTTAGTTACAGTACAGCAGTAGGTTTCTTTAAAGGAATAGTCGGCCTGATCCTTGTTATTGGTGCCAATAAACTGGCCAAAAAATACGGCGAAGAGGGCGTTTATTAG
- a CDS encoding glycoside hydrolase family 43 protein, with protein sequence MNTFKNPIIPGFYPDPSICRVGEDYYLVTSTFEYFPGVPIFHSRDLVNWKQIGHVLDRPSQLELGGTEPSAGIWAPTIRYHEGIFYMITTFVVSRQGERRNFYVTANDPAGPWSDPVWLEGAPGIDPSLLFDDDGRVYYTGNRVPPTGQTHHKHEEIWLQELDINAGKLIGEPISIWDGALKNAHAQEAPHLYKKDGYYYLIIAEGGTGYTHAVTVARSKSVTGPYESSKRNPILTHRHLGRDSKIVNVGHADIIETQNGEWWLVCLASRPYGGHYRNLGRETFLAPMTWEDDWPVMCPDTGKIEFEMTKPNLPEHKWPSVPTFDSFESEVLDLRWNFLRTPDETSYSLTDRPGFLRLNLRPESTVEHATPSFIGRRQQHEHFSATTVLDFTPQSENETAGLLLIQNHDYQFRFEVALTDGEQVVQLIRRESGNEHVVASNVYKDKTIYLKVEADGQEYHFYYAEKPDQWNVLAESEDGRILSTDKAGGFTGAYLGPFATSAGRSSDNVADFDWFHYQGNE encoded by the coding sequence GTGAATACGTTTAAAAATCCGATTATACCCGGGTTTTACCCGGACCCTTCCATTTGTCGAGTGGGAGAAGATTATTACTTAGTTACATCAACCTTTGAATATTTCCCGGGTGTACCCATCTTTCACAGTCGAGATTTAGTGAACTGGAAGCAAATCGGGCATGTGTTGGATCGTCCTTCTCAGCTAGAGCTGGGTGGGACAGAGCCATCCGCCGGAATTTGGGCACCCACCATTCGTTATCATGAAGGAATCTTTTACATGATTACTACGTTTGTTGTGAGCAGACAAGGAGAGAGAAGAAACTTCTATGTGACAGCAAACGATCCAGCTGGACCTTGGTCAGATCCTGTATGGCTTGAAGGAGCACCAGGTATTGATCCATCGTTACTCTTTGATGACGATGGACGGGTGTATTACACCGGAAATCGTGTACCACCGACTGGTCAAACACATCACAAGCATGAAGAGATTTGGTTGCAGGAGCTGGATATTAACGCTGGGAAACTTATTGGGGAACCAATCAGTATCTGGGATGGAGCATTAAAAAATGCTCATGCACAGGAAGCACCTCATCTTTATAAAAAAGATGGATACTACTACTTGATTATTGCAGAAGGTGGCACTGGTTACACGCATGCAGTGACTGTGGCACGAAGTAAATCCGTTACCGGTCCATACGAATCGTCGAAGCGGAACCCAATTCTGACACACAGACATTTAGGTAGAGACTCTAAGATCGTAAACGTTGGTCATGCAGACATCATCGAAACGCAAAACGGAGAGTGGTGGTTGGTTTGCTTAGCTTCAAGGCCTTATGGTGGACACTACCGTAACCTTGGAAGAGAGACATTTCTTGCTCCGATGACGTGGGAAGATGATTGGCCGGTCATGTGTCCGGATACAGGCAAAATTGAATTCGAGATGACAAAGCCAAATCTACCAGAACATAAATGGCCGAGCGTGCCAACCTTTGATTCATTTGAAAGTGAGGTACTCGACTTACGGTGGAATTTCTTGCGAACACCGGATGAAACAAGTTATTCCCTGACGGATAGACCAGGTTTCTTAAGGTTAAATCTGCGTCCAGAGTCGACAGTTGAACACGCCACTCCTAGTTTTATTGGGCGTCGTCAACAACATGAACATTTTTCGGCAACGACTGTACTCGATTTCACGCCTCAGTCTGAGAATGAAACGGCTGGATTGTTACTCATCCAAAATCATGACTATCAATTCCGATTTGAAGTGGCTCTTACAGATGGTGAGCAAGTCGTTCAATTGATTAGACGAGAGAGTGGAAACGAGCATGTAGTTGCAAGCAACGTATATAAAGATAAGACCATCTACTTAAAGGTAGAGGCAGATGGACAGGAGTATCATTTCTATTACGCGGAGAAACCAGATCAATGGAACGTACTTGCTGAAAGTGAAGATGGTCGGATTTTAAGTACGGATAAGGCAGGAGGATTTACCGGAGCTTATCTGGGACCTTTTGCTACGAGTGCAGGTAGATCAAGTGATAATGTTGCTGACTTTGATTGGTTTCACTACCAAGGAAACGAGTAA